The stretch of DNA AGAATCTTTTCCTCTCCGTCCCATCTTTTAAATTCTCCCAAACTTTAATTCTTGAAGAGGATGTATCACACATGCTTTTTACAGTGTAAAACAAATAATGCCTTAAATATTCTGTTTCTAATAGAAATTATACGATTCAGTTCCAACATATAAACAATTTATTGTctttatatcattttcaacctaAAAATGGTGGGGGAAGAAACTGGGTACAACTTGTGATTTCATTATTCTTGAACATTAAACGAAAAGATATATCGTCTTCCTAAAATGTTTCCCTAACTTTATCGTCTCTATTCATGAATCTCCAatcattttacttttaaaagatcAAGTAGCTTTCTTCCATTTATTGCATGTTTTCTGACGATAGCctaaaaatacattgaataaaaCATTTCCTCCAGATTTGTTGACAACACGCTCGGGACAATACCTAGttggaatttttctcttttttctttactCCAAGTCTTTTTGATCCGTCACATTTTGGAATTTCAATCACCAGTTTTTTatacataattctctcttcatTATTTGCAATTTTTACTTCTATAACTTTTCAATCTAATTCTGGTTTGGATTGTCAGGCAACACAGGAAATCATGGGTTTACCTACTCACATATGCAGAAGTTCTACATTTTTGTTCCAAACTTCAACTGAAATAATTCTCAAAATCATGTAAGCGATTTCATAGAGTATTCCCACTACATACCAGACCAGGTTCTCTCCCTGAAaggaacatacaaacatatatacgtcACTTACACTTTCGTCTTCCTAATTACAAGTCAAAATAAGCCATCGCTAAAatttgaaacaaacaaaattaatttcttgaATAAATATCAACCTGTGAAGAAACCAGTTCTAAATATATACGATTTCCTCTCCCTTGATGATCTACAGCCTTAGTTTACCTCGTCATTTTTACCagattaatcaaaataattataatctgAATATAGacatctatttttataatttttaaatgttttatcgCTTAACAATATTCGCTCTAAAGTTATGTCGCTTAAATAGACAATCGCTAAAAAAGGCACTCAAATAAAAATCGTTCTAAGAAAAAACGCTTTAAAGAATGGCTGAGCATCATATTAATCCCAGTACTCGAGATTTAGTGTATGCTATTAAGAGCAATTTCTTGAAAGTATTCCAATTTTCCTTCTAGTCTTCGAAAGCTTTCACCTAAATTTCAATATGAAGTCTTGAGTTGAAGTACGTAATTGCAACCTCGGCTGAACCTCGATGCTCTTCTATTATAACTTTTGTCATTAACTTTACTTTTCCGATCAGCACCTCATGTACACTAGGCACACTTTTGCCCTTTTAGGTCGATGGATCACTCGCCTCttatataaacgaatatatatatatatatatatatatatatatatatatatatacatatatatatatatatatatatatatatatatataaatatatatatatatatatatatatatatatatatatatatatatatatatatatatatctgtgtgtgtgtctgtatatgtttatttatatatacacgagttaatatacattcatatctataaaaacgaatatatatatatatatatatatatatatatatatatataatatttatatatatatatatatatgtgtgtgtgtgtgtgtgtgtgtgtgcgtatgtttgcatattattattatcatcatcattactagctaagttacaaccctagttggaaaagtaagatgctgtaaacccaagggctccaacaagaaaaatagcccagcgaggaaaggaaattaggaaataaactacgcgaaaaataatgaataattaatatgaaatatttcaagatcagtaaaaacgttCAAATAGATCTACCATACACATTATTATGAAGAGAGACCTAttcaagcctgttcaacatgaaaaaacatttgctgcaagtttgaacttgtgagGTTAAcgattcagctgcctgattagaaagattattccacaatctagtTACAccaggaataaaacttttagaatactgtgtagtattgagtttatgatggagaaggcatgactggtagaattaactgcatacctagcgttatgtgtgtgtgtgtgggtgtgcatttacattatatatatatatatatatatatatatatatatatatatatatatatatatatatttatacatatttatatatatatatacatatatatatatatatatatatatatatatatatatatatatatatatatatatatatagccttatacCCTTTTAAAGGGAGTGTTACAAGAAGGATACAACCTTCCAGTTTCTCATGCAGTTTTTTTTAGGGAGAGAATACACGCCACAGGCATTTTACTTGACCCCTGCAGATCCTGGTAAACTAGTGGGTAGCCTGCCTGGAGTGATCCATGACCTATCAAGTATGAGCTAAGTACGGTAACACGTGGCCGCAATACTTGATTGTACCCCGTCCCTATACCTTAATCTATCTAATCACGGCACACAAATATAGacaaaagtacacacacatattactcgagtgccagatgtggatgagatcatggtgaggggtaggtggagatggtttgagaatgctcttcgcactccccaagagagattagttaaccaaaatttcaactgggctcaaaagggtactagaagagttggaagacccaggcctacatggctgaggactatgaaacgtgaagtaagagaagatgaagggagaagtattgatttaaaagctcaagatagagacgggtggcgaaatctaaccgagaaactttgcatcaataggtgtgggaggagatgatgatgatatacatatatatgagtatatttacacacacacacacatatatatatatgtgtgtgtgtgtgtataatctatatatatatgtgtgtgtatataatctatatatttgtatatatatatatatatatatatatatatatatatatatatatatatatatatatatatatatatatatatatgtacgtatagtaaatataaatttacacacacacacacacacacacacatatatatatatatatatatatatatatatatatatatatatatatatatatatatatatatatatatatatatatacacgcacagtatatgtctgtgtgtgtattctaATAGTAAGAAGGAAAAAATTGAGAAGCTAACATCCTAATGTGCCCTCTTGCCCTTTTTCATAGCCCTCTCGTATCATTATACATTTTCATTGATGTTTCCAACGTGACATCACCAAaatccgagattttttttttttttttttttttttttatcttttcaaggcATTACTACTTCCTTTCCATCAGTCACATTCAGCGACTTCAGCCCGCGTCTTCCTTTAAGTGAATTCTCCTGTCGACACATATTCGTCCGcatcttttatttcttatatccATTTGGCCTTTAGCTTTTCGCTCCTCGGGCACATCCATCCCAAACACGAATTTTTCCTCCGAATCCCTAACTCTGATGCCTTCCAAATACTCCTCAATTCAACTGGGTTTCCTCCATTTTTTATCACTGCACTTtcgttttcttgtttctttttctttcttgggtCGTTTTATTTTTTCGATAAATTTTATGAATAAGGACGAAACAGACTGACAAGACTGCAATATACGTAATGCATACATATCTGGCGATCGAACATACAAAACAGACATTGTACATTTTATTAAATTGCACTTATACAcgcatagaaatatatgtatatagataaatgtgtatacagtatgtttatctaattacatatatatatatatatatatatatatatatatatatatatatatgcagaagaaccacagggaaaatgaaaatacgaaatatacgattaagtcctgactagtttcgtgatacttcttcagcggactgatcagtcctctgaagaagtatcacgaaactagtcaggacttaatcgtatattttcgtattttcattttccctgtggttcttctgcatatatatatatatatatatatatatatatatatatatacagtatatatatatatacagtatatgtatatatatatatatatatatatatatatatatatatatatatatatatatatatatatatatatagtggctcgTTCCAGTGTAGGGGGTTTTGATTGAGACGCTTCGACATGTTCCAACTTTATTTCTAGTAGATGTTCACGAACTgtttgctttcccactgtaaggaccgTCCGGCTCTCTCCCATCATGGACCGCTGACAAATcccttataattccatctaaaggtcgtcAATGTGGACTTTCCCAAACACGTCCACCCCCAACGCCGACTAATGTTTGAAAAAGACCCACCTGCTGTCCCACGCGCTTGACAGGGCAGCGGGAAATGAACCGATGGTCCCTTTTGTTTGTTACAAAGCGAACGAACATATAAAGTGTCCCTCATAATTATTGTCTCTTAAGggaacttcctcattttaattttcttatgatttgacaaagcataagcttctattaggtgacccaaaatttaattacaaattttgaatATACCGCGAACAGTtattcaaagttgcgcagggaaaagtgaaatttACACCCGCCCCTTTGAAACCTCTTGAGCACAAGGGGGTTCAACACCTATTGCTCAGTAATGCCCACTAGATCCTTCTCCTCGTCCAAAATTAAAACAAGCTTCGACAGTGGTCTGTCATGttccttgccctctctcctgaTAGTCACTGTCCTCACCAAATCATCTTTCCCTACTTTAgtctgcactactctagccaatggccaatggcagTGCGCTTCATTCTCCTTGACCATAAGGACTACGTCTCCTACCCTGACGTTTCGTCGCTCTTTGAACCATTTCTGTCGCTGTTGTAACCCTAACAGGTATTCACGTTTCCAACGGGCCTAGAACTGCTcggccatatgctgcacctgcttccatCTCTGCTTAGAGTGGCTACCTATTGCAATGTCGTAGCCTACAGGCGAATCtcccatgtttaaaagcttgttcAGTGTGAGTGGAGCTGGGTCTCTACTGTCTGAGGTGACGACGGTAGGGGGCCTACTGTTAATcgttgcctccacttcacaaaagagtgtgcatagcccttcataatccaattgctgtgtccccaagactatatctaGGACCCTCCTCACGGTAACTATCAACCGTtcccatgctcctccaaaatgtgaggTGCCGGGAGGATTGAAAATAAATTCCACCCCACACCGGAGCAACTCATTTCACACCTTGTTCCCTGCCAAGAACTCGTAACTGGAGTCGAGAGCTTTCCACGATCCCACAATATTAGTGCTGCAGTCGCATCCAACTGTCTTGACCTGACCACGACGagccaaaaacctcctgaaggcactaatgaaTGAGTCTGATGTGGGATTTGAGGCTacctccaagtgtatggccctcatgttcaaGCAAGTGAATATATCTCCCCATTACTTCATTTGTGCTCTGCCACGCTTTACAAAGAATGGCCCAAAAAGGTCCACCCCGGTGCGATAAAATGGGGGTTTCCCCGACTCCACGCGATTAGGTGGTagatcggccattagctgctcgatAACTTTTCCATGTGCCCTGCGACACCTGATGCATCTGCTCAGCACGTGCTGCACTGCTGCGTTGCCATTAACtacccaaaatttctccctcaTCAGACTCAGAACATGCATTGcacccatatggttagaatgctcatgataatactggatcaccatgtctgtcaagtggcccttatacggcaaaataattggatgcctttcgctCGGAGAGATATTTGCCAAAGATAACCTACCTCCAATGCACAAAAGCCCATTTCtcaggattggtttcaaccttTTTAGGGAGCTAGAAACCCTAATAGTACCTCCCTTCTCAAGGCACTCTATCTCTATCTcgtaatcaacacgctgtgttacctgcactaccacAGTCTCTGCCAAGCTAATAACTTCGGTGGACAAATGTATATCTAGCTCGCTAAGCAGCTGCctatgtttataaataatgtacctaGCAAATAGTAACAACCAACCGaaagctctaaggagcttgatccacctggaatagtggtggatgattttatgCAAACCTGTTTGCCTGATATCCAACCCAATCCTGTAACTAATTATTTGGTAGCCTCTAGTTCCGGTGGGTCCTACCTCACGCTTAACTTCTAATCCTTCCACGccatctgacatttgagctggctcTGTTGGCCAAAAACACTCGTCCTTTACCAGAAACTCCGGCCCTTTTCTCCACCTTTTGGACTGCTTGAAACAtgttgcatcgtctgctgggttTCACTCAGAGTTAACATATctccactctttctgatcactgccctcccttatcatagaaACACGATTtgccacaaatgtctggtatctggcTTGATCATTCCTAATATATCGCAAGACAGTTGTTGATTCGGTCCAATGATAgaccccatctaccctgaaatctatcatggtcagaatagTGCTTCCGAGTCTTACGGCCAGTACCGCTGCACTAAGCTCTAGGCGGGGCACTGAAACATACTTCAATGGTGCTACCCTTGCCTTCcccatgatgaatctgcaagatacatttccccacggatccgagacccgcaagtatgccactactcctAAATCCATGAtgcttgcatctgagaacaaatgcaactATACTAGGGTGGCTGAAtcccatggaataaccttcaggcttcttGGCACACTTATCCCGCTGGTCTGGCTCAGCTTCTTTGCCCACGCCTTGATGCGGTCTGTAGTGTCAGAGTCCAATTCCATGTCCCAGGATATTTTTAAtcggcagaggtcctgcatgatgaccctatcctcgattaaaactggcgccaatatACCGAGCGGGTCATAAATCGAGGCTATAGCTGACAACAAGTCACGCTTAGTCCTTGGAACTGAAAATAGCTCTGCCcggacacccaattcatcagtggccaagtcccactgtactcccaaagcctttgtcttatgtgactctgatccATCTATAAGCTCTGAGGTGCCCCTACTATACCAGTCCCTCGGGATGGATGACATAACCTCCACACAAGGGCTACTGAACTTGGTCAATGTAAATCCCCCTTTTTTACAGAGCTCCTTAACCTCTGacaaattgactaacagtgcatctttGCGATCCTCGGCTCTCAAGCAGTCGTCTACATAGAAGTTATTGGCAACTGTGAACCGTACTCCCTCTGAGAATTCATTCCAAAAATCGCTTGCTGTCTGCTTCAGCACGAAGTTTGCAATGCTCGATGAAGAACAGGACCCGAACAGAtggactgccattctccactctttgggttcctcgtcaagactattttcccaccaaaagaacctgaggtagtcccgctgatgctctggtacccgtacctgatagaacatagtatttatatctcctgtataggcaaatagacctcccctAAACTTTACCAGCACACCCAGCAAAGACttcatcatatcaggtccctgcaataGTAGGTCGTTCAATGATAtaccctccaccttgcttgcacagtcaaatacaacacggaccttgtctggcttgtctggatgttgcacaccaaaatgaggaatATACCACACATTTCCCGAGCTGGCTGTGGTCACTTgctcagcatagcctttctgttgcCTCTCTGTCATGAAGGCACTACACTGCTTAGCGTAGTTGccatccttcactagcttcttacgaagcctgtgcatacggcgcaatgcgatgtcccttgtttctggcaagGGTCCATGATTGTCATGCAGAGGCCATGGCACCTCGTAACTTCCTCCTACAgttctaacccctttctctattgcctctagccatttcctgtcctctgcagacatttcccttctgttagatgcaacatcgtcatactcGCGATTATAACTTTCAACCAGCATGCGGTCTAACTCAAGGCGCTTGCTTGTCACTTTGGATCCTATTGACATGCTCTTGACACCCTTTGTCCTTTGCCCCACATACTACCCAGCCCAATAATGTTCGTATGGCATGTGGTTCATGGAGGCGTGTTGAGTTGATAACTTCCCTTGGCTTGAGCAAGTGAGGAACATTgtcccaattaataaacccaccTCAGCATCTACATCTGGGATGTAAATCTCTCGAAAGTGTGGCCAGCGTTCCAGATCTCCAGCCCTGACCACATCACGCTCATCAATTGGTATGCGAGAGGCACTTAACACCAGAGGgagtgtaatgcaagtcttgccctcatagtccaatactgacaatcccgagactaggctgcatgcaacttcccctattccgttgatggtttcaacattcaccttaacgtcctgcctctcagtgcagcctagggtctgcattgaagcttccgagacaaagcatgtggaactcccattgtccaagaaagccttcgtcaaaacctcccttccttcccttaACCTAATCCTTATTGGCACAACTAACATCCCTGTACTAATGCTACCCCCTCTAACtgccctgaacatagcaattttgtcatgtgtACCTTCCTCCTGAACCACTAAGGCCCTATTTTAGCGCTCAGATCCTACCACTTCTACTTCCTAGTGTCGATGCAACAGAGTTGGATGATTTCCATTACATAtgttacaacttttcctgtttctgcaatactgagacctatgaccacttgtcagacagccaaaacagagccccaactcccttatggctcccagtttttcCTCGGGTCCCAAttgagatatttggtggcattcatccacCATATGGGGTCCTGTACAGTACCAACGTGAAAGCAGGGCAATTttgttacatgaaactttcctagccttagttAAACACTCGGCCTTACTTGGTGCTTTTCCTTCTCCTAACTGaggggtgtcttcccttctgcccTTCTCAAATAGGTGGCGCCCAAATAAAGGATTTTTCAAGACCCTAGCCTCCCCTTCAATAAAACTAACCAAATCATCAAACAACACAGTCCTCTTTTTTTCACTTataatcttatcagcaactctaCACCATCGATCCCGCACACTAGAGGGGAACTTGTTAAGGATTaacctcattgtttttggattttgtaattcggtGATGCCATAAGGGACGCACGAAATTGCATTTCTGCAGGTTTTAAGTGCCACCAAGTACTCGTCATACTCTTCcgcgttgttttcccttatatctttccatttaatgatcttATCCACAAACGCGGTACCGCGGCTATGTGTTCAAGGTTACCATATcgctcctccagcaacttccttgcctgcttatagccctctgaagcttctaagtggaGGCAAGCTGCCACTATCTCATTTGGCTTGCctgtcgtgtataaatccagatacctcagcctttccttatcattcgtcaactggctactaCAGACATCATCAAATGAGCGGATGAACCTAAAATACTTTGTATGATCCCCATCAAACTTAGGTATATCCTGCTTGGGCATTAAGCTTTTAAGGCTGCAAGAGATTAATGCCTGCATGACTTCCTTATTGCTCAAGTCCCCTTGGTCACTCCCGCCCAAGCTACGGTATCCACCTAACCTAATCTCGGGCGCTTCTGTATTCAAACGCATGGGTCTCTCACTCCCACTTACATCAGGGTTTGTGTGCTCCCTTATCCTAGGGATGTGAGTTATTTCTCTATCATTTTCCTTAAAATCTTGTAAAAccttctcctctgcctccactTCAGCTAACTCTGCCTCTAAACTGAGCTTCTCCCTCTTAGACCttagcgctgcttcctctcgctctGTATCTTATTCATCATCAGTAATTTtgctgccaacctggctctagaagcGGCTAATAATACACGCCTGCTCCCAGTAGAACTCGCGCACGACCGTTGAGATCTCCCTGAAGCTACAGATTGCCCACCAATGACTGATGCGCCatcccccaaatttaaatgtccttcctCTTCCGTGGGCTCCTCAGTGCACTCGCCTACCTTGTGGCCCTGATTACTCCACTATCCTGCCTAACCTTAAGTCCCtgcaaaaactcctgtacctctacatcatccttctctagggcttcacttagacgctgacacaattcagacttgttccctccCTTTGGGAGGCCTCTGGCTTCCAATTCCTCTCTCAGTTGCGCAACCTTTAAAGTCTCCATTTTCCTAGGCTCCGTTCTGGCCctccctatgagctaacaaaattccccagttgaatcgtagctgacctaaccaatgagtggccgagaacctgcactactTAATTAAGACCACTACCAGTACCTATGTTGCGACTTCATAAAGATCCTCCAAGCCTAGAGAGCAatccctaaatgtatcaatgtctcgtATCCCAGTCCtcaacctgaaataactcctaccagaaataactcctacctgaaacagcccagcctctacctgaaagaactcctacgtGAAAGAACTCCTACTTGAAATAACCCAGCATCTATCTGTAATAGCCTGCCCTCTATTGAAAGAACTCCTACTTGAAATAGGTCACCTTCTTTCtggaagaactcctacctgaaataacttgtaAATAACTCCTATCTAAAGAACTTCTAAATAACTCCTACTTGAAATAGCTAAGCCCCTCCCTTTTATACCTAAGTTCTAATACCGTACAGCATGCGGCAAACGCACATCTGTCAAACTGAGAACTTTAGTGACTATTGGCTTAGGATGACAGTGCCATAAGTTGAACTCTCATATAACTGTAGTCTGGACCAACCCTTAACCTTGACTGCAAATCATTCCAGCGCCATTGATTTAGGTACATCCTCATTTAACCCTCCATTAGGTCACGTAAGAGATATCCCCTCTGAACACCCCGAGTTTACCTTTGACCTTTTTCTTACTTCATGTGATTCCTTTGGAAGTTCAAAACATTCATATTTTCAGGGATTACATAGATTTTATCAAAATGTCCAGGAATGGGGTAATAACATCATAACTCAAAATATTGGTGGGATCTAAAATGCTAACATTATTTAGATCTACTCATTCTGATGGAAATGGTTTGTTATTGAATaagcccacacacgcacacacacacacacacacacacacacatatatatatatatatatatatatatatatatatatatatacatatatatatatatatatatacaatacagtatgtgcagtgatgaaaatgaccaaacactAGATATgatcaagacatgtctgaggcctttgtcctgcactggactagaaacggctgcatttattgttgttatatatatacactatatatatgtatatatatatatatatgcgtgtgcatatatacatttatatacattatatatgtatttatatacatacatacatacatacatatatatatatatatatatatatatatatgtgtgtgtgtgtgtgtatatacacatacacacatatatatacaaacacacacacacacatatatatatatatatatatatatatatatgtgtgtgtgtgtgtgtgtgtttgtgttacatTAGTGTTTGAAGCTTTACGCACTAAATCATATTTATATGAACCTGCTGATGGTAGAACAAATCTGTAAACAACATTTGCTAAAGAATTGATGGAAAACTGAGAAAAATGCATgcaaataccagagagagagagagagagagagagagagagagagagagagagagagagagagagagagagagagagagaggacgtgctTACCTTAATCCTGTCTTCGGTATGCAGGGTGTCCATGTGAATCCTCTAGTGAGGCCTGGGATTGTTTTCAACAATCTTCATAGGAGAGTTTCAAACACGACTTGAAGGATGGATAAAATGTttttcgcagtttttttttttcaaagtttatcACTAACACGCCGGGTAACACGAACTggaatcattaatgaaattataCTACGCGATCTGTATCTACAGGGAAAGGTCTGATACTTCACAGAAGGCAAAGTGCTACACTAATTCAAACGGAGGTGACGTAGGCAAAGACTTTTAAGAATTGCAAGCCAGGTATTTTTGCAGTTACAAAATAAACAAGCAGAgaaataaatgtgtaaatatatgaatgggtatatcaatatggaaaaaaatgaaaaaaataaaggattaAGTCTCTTGTAACACAACGCAAAACAATGAATATGAAAGCGCTCTAAATCAACAttgtcaaaacaataataataataataataataataataataataataataataataataataataatatatgaagtagTACAGAAAGAGGTGAGCATATATTTCGTTGTTATTGCATCCATTTCTTCTCAAAATACCTTATTAAGATTTGAGTATGATTATAATGACTAGAACGAAATCATTCTGAATACAGATGTTCCTTGTCCAAAGGGGAAAAAACGCACGCACATCATTCGTTGATAACAATGATTAGAATTAGTTTTTATTCTTAAGGCCATCTAATATTTCAAAGAAATTCATTGTTAATAAATTGCCAAAAAGACACTCCTACACATATTATCTACAGCACTATAGAACAAAGCGATAAGACTATTAAGCTAAAAGACCAAAATAGCGATCGCAAAATCCACAGGTATAAAGCTCCCTTTATCTGCTCCCATGGTGTTAGGAATTCgccgaaaacaaaacaaaaactgcaATCTGACAACACGTTCCATGAAACCCTTTACGAATTTTTTTTCACGATGTTTCCTGAAAATAATCAACTTCCTACATTTTCATGGAAATGGAAATTACCAGTTGTTTTTACAGGGGCTGTGAGAtattttaaacgagagagagagagagagagagagagagagagagagagagagagagagagagagagagagagagagagagagagagagagaatgatcacaATTATGAAAAACGAACTCTATCCATACTATCATTGTGAATTTCTCAAGAATAACAATGCTAAACTAGAgggggcagtcagtagagcgcagacctccgccgcggcagcttatttctcgacattgacctttgaccttaagatgtataaattggcatggattttcatacactcaaatatgaaccaagtttgatgtctgtgactacgatgtccaaacttatgtctgattacgtaaattggacattttgagtggccgtgaccatgacctttgactttgactttccaaaatttaattgtttGCAGCTTttaacataatagttaatcccagcaagtttcattactctacgattaaaattgtggagaggatgctgttcacaaacaaacacacaaacaagggagaaaacataacctccttcca from Palaemon carinicauda isolate YSFRI2023 chromosome 44, ASM3689809v2, whole genome shotgun sequence encodes:
- the LOC137634195 gene encoding uncharacterized protein, coding for MSDGVEGLEVKREVGPTGTRGYQIISYRIGLDIRQTGLHKIIHHYSRWIKLLRAFGWLLLFARYIIYKHRQLLSELDIHLSTEVISLAETVVVQVTQRVDYEIEIECLEKGGTIRVSSSLKRLKPILRNGLLCIGGRLSLANISPSERHPIILPYKGHLTDMVIQYYHEHSNHMGAMHVLSLMREKFWVVNGNAAVQHVLSRCIRCRRAHGKVIEQLMADLPPNRVESGKPPFYRTGVDLFGPFFVKRGRAQMK
- the LOC137634196 gene encoding uncharacterized protein, with the protein product MSIGSKVTSKRLELDRMLVESYNREYDDVASNRREMSAEDRKWLEAIEKGVRTVGGSYEVPWPLHDNHGPLPETRDIALRRMHRLRKKLVKDGNYAKQCSAFMTERQQKGYAEQVTTASSGNVWYIPHFGVQHPDKPDKVRVVFDCASKVEGISLNDLLLQGPDMMKSLLGVLVKFRGGLFAYTGDINTMFYQVRVPEHQRDYLRFFWWENSLDEEPKEWRMAVHLFGSCSSSSIANFVLKQTASDFWNEFSEGVRFTVANNFYVDDCLRAEDRKDALLVNLSEVKELCKKGGFTLTKFSSPCVEVMSSIPRDWYSRGTSELIDGSESHKTKALGVQWDLATDELGVRAELFSVPRTKRDLLSAIASIYDPLGILAPVLIEDRVIMQDLCRLKISWDMELDSDTTDRIKAWAKKLSQTSGISVPRSLKVIPWDSATLV